Below is a genomic region from Candidatus Eremiobacteraceae bacterium.
AGCCACGAGAGCTTCGCTGCACCCTCATACGAGTGCTTCGGTTTTTTCTGTTCGGGAAACCACATGCGTTCCGTAGTCTCGTCGGGCACGCTCGCAGGCCTAGCTTCGAGCGGTTTCGGCTTGCGTTGGCTCAATCGTTCCGTCACGTACAGCACGATGCCGGTGACGAGCAGCACCGCAGCGGCGACGGTGGGATTTGCGAAGAGCGGATCGACGCTCTTGGAAAGCAGCTTGCCTCCGATCGCGAGCGGCACAAAGCCGATGATCACGAGCAGCGCAAGGCGTTCATTCGGCTCGGTAAAGCGCGTTCGGATGCCGGTGACGAGACCGCGAACGAGTGCCGCATAGTCTTGCCAGAAATACACGAGGACGGCGAGGAACGTGCCGAGATGAAGCATCACGACGAATGGAAGGCTTGGAAAATCCCAGCGGAAGAGATACGAGAGCAGAACTGTGTGGGCGGCGCTGGATATCGGGAAGAGTTCC
It encodes:
- a CDS encoding undecaprenyl-diphosphate phosphatase, with the protein product MNAIIHAIGLGIIQGITELFPISSAAHTVLLSYLFRWDFPSLPFVVMLHLGTFLAVLVYFWQDYAALVRGLVTGIRTRFTEPNERLALLVIIGFVPLAIGGKLLSKSVDPLFANPTVAAAVLLVTGIVLYVTERLSQRKPKPLEARPASVPDETTERMWFPEQKKPKHSYEGAAKLSWL